The Hypanus sabinus isolate sHypSab1 chromosome 3, sHypSab1.hap1, whole genome shotgun sequence genome contains a region encoding:
- the cct7 gene encoding T-complex protein 1 subunit eta has protein sequence MTLDGREVVAGRFGRRGGCREVCLTADKMMSAPVILLKEGTDTSQGTPQLVSNINACQVIAEAIRTTLGPRGMDKLIVDDRGKATISNDGATILKLLDVVHPAAKILVDIAKSQDAEVGDGTTSVTLLAAEFLRQIKSYVEEGLHPQIIIRAFRTATQLAVEKIKSIAVTVKKDDKEHQRQLLEKCAATALSSKLIALQKDFFSKMVVDAVMLLDDLLPLKMIGMKKVQGGGLEESQLIAGVAFKKTFSYAGFEMQPKKYDKPRIALLNVELELKAEKDNAEIRVDNVEDYQAIVDAEWNILYDKLEKIYQSGAKVVLSKLPIGDVATQYFADRDLFCAGRVPEEDLKRTMMACGGSIQTSVNAMTEDVLGQCEQFEEVQVGSERYNFFTGCPKGKTCTFILRGGSEQFMDEAERSLHDAIMIVRRAIKNDSVVAGGGAIEMEISKYLRDYSRTIPGKVQLLIGAYAKALEVIPRQLCDNAGFDATNILNKLRAKHAQGGMWYGVDVNNEDIADNFEACVWEPCVVRINALTAASEAACLILSVDETIKNPRSTVDSSALPKGRGRGRPLGH, from the exons ATGACGCTAGACGGTCGCGAAGTAGTTGCTGGAAGGTTCGGGCGGCGCGGTGGATGCCGGGAGGTTTGCCTGACAGCCGACAAGATGATG TCCGCACCAGTTATCCTCCTCAAGGAGGGGACAGATACTTCGCAAGGGACTCCACAACTGGTCAGCAACATTAATGCCTGTCAGGTTATTGCTGAGGCCATTCGAACCACACTGGGGCCACGTGGGATGGACAAGCTGATCGTGGATGACAGAG GGAAAGCAACTATTTCAAATGATGGGGCCACCATCTTGAAGCTGCTCGATGTCGTTCATCCAGCTGCAAAGATCCTCGTAGATATTGCAAAATCACAGGATGCTGAG GTGGGCGATGGGACAACTTCAGTTACTCTGCTGGCTGCAGAATTCCTAAGGCAGATAAAATCGTACGTGGAAGAGGGGCTTCACCCACAGATAATTATCCGAGCCTTTCGTACAGCCACCCAGCTG GCTgtggaaaaaattaaatccattgcTGTAACAGTGAAGAAAGACGACAAGGA GCATCAACGACAGCTCCTTGAGAAATGTGCAGCTACGGCCCTCAGCTCCAAGCTGATTGCTTTGCAGAAAGATTTCTTCTCCAAGATGGTGGTAGATGCGGTGATGTTGTTGGATGACCTCCTCCCACTGAAAATGATTGGAATGAAGAAAGTTCAAGGAGGTGGTTTGGAG GAATCTCAATTGATTGCTGGTGTCGCCTTCAAGAAAACTTTCTCTTACGCTGGATTTGAAATGCAGCCCAAGAAATACGACAAGCCAAGGATTGCCCTACTGAATGTGGAACTGGAGCTCAAAGCTGAGAAGGATAACGCAGAGATTCGGGTGGACAATGTTGAG GACTACCAGGCCATAGTTGATGCTGAATGGAATATTCTTTATGATAAGCTTGAGAAGATCTACCAGTCCGGAGCCAAGGTTGTGCTGTCGAAGCTTCCCATTGGAGATGTGGCAACCCAGTATTTTGCtgatagggatctgttctgtgccGGCAGGGTACCAGAAGAGGATCTCAAGCGGACCATGATG GCTTGCGGTGGTTCCATTCAGACCAGTGTTAACGCCATGACAGAGgatgtgttgggacagtgtgagCAGTTTGAGGAGGTCCAGGTTGGAAGTGAAAG GTACAATTTCTTCACTGGGTGCCCCAAGGGCAAGACATGCACGTTCATTCTTCGAGGAGGCTCAGAGCAGTTCATGGATGAGGCAGAGCGCTCCCTTCATGATGCAATCATGATTGTCAGGCGGGCTATCAAG AACGACTCTGTTGTTGCTGGGGGAGGTGCCATTGAAATGGAAATCTCCAAGTACCTGAGGGACTATTCTCGAACCATCCCTGGCAAAGTGCAGCTTCTAATTGGAGCATATGCCAAGGCCCTGGAGGTGATCCCACGGCAGCTGTGTGACAACGCTGGGTTTGATGCCACCAACATCCTCAACAAGCTGCGTGCCAAACATGCCCAG GGAGGAATGTGGTATGGCGTTGATGTCAACAATGAGGACATTGCAGATAACTTTGAGGCCTGCGTCTGGGAGCCATGTGTGGTGCGGATCAACGCCCTTACTGCTGCATCGGAGGCTGCATGCCTGATTCTGTCTGTGGATGAGACCATCAAGAACCCACGCTCCACTGTAGATTCCTCAGCTCTGCCCAAGGGTCGGGGCAGAGGCAGGCCCCTGGgccattga